The following coding sequences are from one Onychomys torridus chromosome 16, mOncTor1.1, whole genome shotgun sequence window:
- the Rpap3 gene encoding RNA polymerase II-associated protein 3: MASTSKAIELQFQVKQNAEELQDFMRDLEHWENDIKQKDMELRRQGGVPEENLPPIRNGNFRKKKKGKTKDSSKKTKEENTKNRIKSYDYDAWAKLDVDSILDELDKEDSTHDSVSQESESEEDGVRVDSQKALVLKEKGNKYFKQGKYDEAIECYTKGMDADPYNPVLPTNRASAYFRLKKFAVAESDCNLAIALSRSYTKAYARRGAARFALQKLEEARKDYEKVLELEPDNFEATNELRKIDQALSSRENSRPKEAAAVTKPAEGERQQQIEEQQNKQKAISEKDLGNGFFKEGKYERAIECYTRGIAADGTNALLPANRAMAYLKVQKYEEAERDCTQAILLDGSYSKAFARRGTARIHLGKMDEAKQDFETVLLLEPGNTQAVTELSKIKKELIEKGHWDDVFLDSTQRHNVIKPVDNPPHRGSPKALKKIFIEETGKLIESIDASDSSTTAPQSNGANAPSISAVGTESKKNPSQGDASPAGDTPRAKVLKIEEISDTLALQAQVDMKQDVGQSSSEKISVKAEQTPPDQFATAVLPPVPANSFQLESDLRQLRSSPDMLYQYLKKIEPSLYPKLFQKNLDPDVFNQIIKILHDFYIEKEKPSLIFEILQRLSQLKRFDMAVMFMSGPERKITNVLFNHLEKSDLKEDSVEELKKKYGG, encoded by the exons ATGGCTTCGACAAGTAAAGCAATTGAATTACAGTTCCAagtgaaacaaaatgcagaggaATTGCAGGATTTCATGAGGGATTTAGAGCACTGGGAAAATGACATTAAACAGAAGGACATGGAGCTAAGAAGACAAGGCGGTGTTCCCGAAGAG AATTTACCTCCTATTCGAAATGGGAATtttaggaaaaagaagaaaggcaaaacTAAAGATTCttccaaaaaaaccaaagaggaaaacacaaaaaacagaataaaatcttATGATTATGATGCCTGGGCAAAACTTGATGTG GACAGTATTCTTGATGAACTTGACAAAGAAGACAGTACCCATGATTCTGTGTCCCAGGAGTCGGAGTCAGAAGAAGACGGTGTGCGTGTGGATTCCCAGAAGGCTCTAGTTCTAAAAGAAAAG ggCAATAAATACTTCAAACAAGGAAAGTATGATGAAGCAATTGAATGCTACACAAAAGGCATGGATGCTGACCCATATAACCCTGTCTTGCCAACAAACAGAGCGTCAGCTTACTTTCGATTGAAAAA ATTTGCTGTTGCTGAGTCTGACTGTAATTTGGCAATTGCCTTAAGCAGGAGTTACACCAAAGCCTACGCCAGACGAGGTGCAGCTCGGTTTGCCCTGCAGAAGTTAGAGGAGGCTAGAAAAG ATTATGAAAAAGTATTAGAACTGGAACCAGATAACTTTGAAGCAACAAATGAACTCAGGAAAATCGATCAG GCTTTATCGTCCAGAGAGAACTCACGTCCCAAGGAGGCTGCTGCAGTGACTAAACCAGCTGAGGGGGAGAGGCAGCAACAGATTGAGGAACAGCAGAACAAGCAGAAGGCCATTTCGGAGAAAGATCTG GGGAACGGCTTTTTCAAAGAGGGAAAATACGAGAGAGCAATTGAGTGCTACACTAGAGGGATAGCCGCGGATGGCACCAATGCCCTACTTCCCGCCAACAGAGCCATGGCCTACCTGAAGGTTCAGAA GTATGAGGAAGCTGAAAGAGACTGTACACAAGCCATCTTACTAGACGGCTCCTATTCAAAGGCTTTTGCCCGGAGAGGGACTGCAAGAATACATCTGGGAAAGATGGATGAGGCCAAGCAAG ACTTTGAAACTGTGTTACTTCTGGAACCTGGAAATACACAGGCAGTCACCGaactttccaaaattaaaaag GAATTAATTGAGAAAGGACATTGGGATGATGTCTTTCTTGACTCCACACAAAGACACAATGTGATAAAACCTGTAGATAATCCGCCTCATCGAGGGTCACCT AAAGCACTCAAGAAGATTTTTATTGAAGAAACTGGCAAGTTGATAGAGAGCATTGATGCGTCAGATAGCAGTACCACCGCTCCGCAGAGTAATGGAGCAAATGCACCCTCCATCTCGGCCGTGGGCACCGAGAGCAAGAAGAATCCAAGCCAGGGGGACGCCTCGCCCGCAGGTGATACTCCAAGAGCCAAAGTGTTGAAAATAGAAGAGATCAGTGACACCCTGGCCCTCCA AGCACAGGTTGATATGAAGCAGGATGTGGGCCAGTCTTCCAGTGAGAAGATCTCTGTGAAGGCAGAGCAGACACCGCCAGATCAGTTTGCCACTGCTgttctgcctccagttcctgccaaCTCCTTCCAGCTCGAGTCTGACCTCAGGCAGCTGAGAAGTTCCCCGGATATGTTGTATCAGTATTTAAAG AAAATCGAACCATCTTTGTATCCGAAGTTGTTTCAGAAAAACCTAGATCCAGATGTATTCAATCAAATCATTAAAATTTTGCATGACTTTTACATTGA gaaagaaaagccGTCTCTCATCTTTGAAATCTTACAGAGACTTTCTCAGCTGAAAAGGTTTGACATGGCAGTGATGTTCATGTCCGGACCCGAGAGGAAGA tcacaAATGTATTATTCAATCACTTGGAAAAATCAGACCTGAAGGAGGATTCTgttgaagaactcaagaaaaaatATGGTGGCTGA